The Leifsonia williamsii genome includes a region encoding these proteins:
- a CDS encoding phosphatase PAP2 family protein, with product MPDRTRVPDRTRRIDRDRTADRTRLAQLPLPAAWIPLAANGILLVLLMGAAVTLAPGITEWEAGVVSGLDAVHSPTLDAAALAIAFAFSPPVATLLLLGVVAAQLFVRRAPVNAIAFALVTGAGWVAVQPLTLLFSRPRPYAATMDEAIASHLRDDSFPSGHTAVATALVIGCAVLARRRRTAVIGVGALVVLIVGASRLYAGAHYPSDVLAGAVLAASACLGAAGLWNAIGMPVLRRLRVLSAFGPVPAPQTGPRQHRQTFVSPRASH from the coding sequence GTGCCGGACCGCACCCGCGTACCCGATCGCACCCGCCGCATCGACCGTGACCGAACGGCCGACCGCACCCGCCTGGCCCAGCTGCCCCTGCCCGCGGCCTGGATCCCCCTCGCCGCCAACGGCATCCTGCTCGTGCTCCTCATGGGCGCTGCCGTCACGCTCGCACCAGGCATCACGGAGTGGGAGGCCGGCGTCGTGTCCGGCCTCGACGCAGTGCACAGCCCCACGCTCGACGCGGCGGCCCTCGCGATCGCGTTCGCCTTCTCCCCGCCCGTCGCGACGCTGCTCCTCCTCGGCGTCGTCGCCGCCCAGTTGTTCGTGCGCCGGGCGCCGGTCAATGCCATCGCATTCGCCCTGGTGACCGGCGCGGGCTGGGTGGCGGTCCAGCCGCTGACACTCCTGTTCTCCCGCCCGCGCCCCTACGCGGCCACGATGGACGAGGCGATCGCCTCGCACCTCCGCGACGACAGCTTCCCGAGCGGCCACACCGCCGTCGCGACCGCCCTCGTCATCGGCTGCGCCGTGCTCGCGAGGCGACGTCGCACCGCCGTGATCGGCGTCGGCGCCCTCGTCGTGCTGATCGTGGGTGCCTCCCGCCTCTACGCGGGAGCGCACTATCCGAGCGACGTGCTGGCCGGCGCGGTCCTGGCCGCCAGCGCCTGCCTGGGCGCCGCCGGCCTCTGGAACGCGATCGGGATGCCGGTGCTGCGGAGGCTGCGCGTCCTGAGCGCGTTCGGGCCGGTCCCCGCTCCGCAGACCGGCCCGCGCCAGCACAGACAGACCTTCGTGAGCCCCCGAGCCTCCCACTGA